A window from Candidatus Methylacidiphilales bacterium encodes these proteins:
- a CDS encoding 30S ribosomal protein S6 has product MKRRYQGIFILDLKDREDDLKGVIEGLEKEIVGGGGEIVGTQKMDRRKFARGDHDIDSGYYVSIQFLMEPENLKGVQQRLRFNEHVFRQVYFREEKPKDYGRVVGAGTAAAADAEQVEVD; this is encoded by the coding sequence ATGAAGAGACGTTATCAGGGGATATTTATTTTGGATTTGAAAGATAGGGAGGATGATCTGAAGGGGGTCATAGAGGGTTTGGAGAAGGAGATTGTGGGGGGAGGAGGCGAGATAGTGGGGACGCAGAAGATGGATCGTCGGAAGTTTGCGCGCGGAGATCATGATATAGATAGTGGTTATTATGTGAGTATACAGTTTTTGATGGAGCCTGAGAACTTGAAGGGGGTGCAACAACGGTTGCGTTTTAATGAGCATGTATTTCGGCAGGTTTATTTTAGAGAGGAGAAGCCCAAGGACTATGGACGTGTGGTCGGGGCTGGGACAGCTGCGGCGGCGGATGCGGAACAAGTGGAGGTGGATTAA